The nucleotide window gttaaagaaaaaaaaaaagagtgagagatCACATGGACATGGGTGGAAGGAAATCCTTTGAGACCATATGACAGTGTTGTTGCTGccgatgctgctgctaagtcacttcagtcctgtccgactctgtgcaaccccatagaggcaacccaccaggctcccccgtccctgggattctccagacaagaacactgaagtgggttgccatttccttctccaatgcatgaaagtgaaaagtaaaagtgaagtcactcagtcatgtccaactcttagtgaccccatggactgtaggccaccaggctcctccatccatgggattttccaggcaagagtactggagtggggtgccattgccttctctgatatgacagtgttgctgctgctaagtcgcttcagtcgtgtccgactctgtgcgaccccatagacggcagcccaccaggcttctccatccctgggattctccaggcaagaacactggagtgggttgccatttccttctccaatgcatgaaagtggaaagtgaaagtgaagtcgctcagtggtgtctgactcttagcatggactgcagcctaccaggctcctccgtccatgggattttccgggcaacagtactggagtggggtgccattgccttctcccttgacAGTGTTACCTATCCTGAAATCATTATTGGATGTTTTCATCCATTAATACTGGAGAAGCTGAGCCACACCTTCCCTTGGTCACCAAGATCCGCTGCACAGATTCACCTTTGAACTGATCTTCAGATCGAAGGCGCCATCCTCTTCATTATCTTGAGGGGAGCCTGATGTCTCACACCCAACTAGGCTAGTTTCTGGCTCCTGAGTAAACTGGTTCGTCCTTCGGCAAGACGtttcatcaacagaaaactgcGCTAAAATGGATACACCTCTCCCATGGAGTTTACgtcaaaactgctgctgctgctgctaagtcgcttcagtcgtgtccaactctgtgcgaccccatagacagcagcctaccaggctcccccgtccctgggattctccaggcaagaacactggagtgggttgccatttccttctccaatgcgtgaaagtgaaagtgaagtcgctcagtcgtgtctgaccctcagcgaccccatggactacagccttccaggctcctccatccatgggattttccaggcaagagtactggagtggggtgccattgcctcctccgacgTCAAAATTAGAGACAGTAATCTCAGttccggcttcccaggtggctcagcggtaaagaatccgcctgcaatgccgcaggagacatgggttcgatccctgggtggggaagatcccctagaccgGGGACCTTATTCagtggggaatcccatggacaggggagcctggcgggctagtccacagggtcgcaaagagtcggacaagactgaagcgacttagcaggcacacaaaCTCTTGGTTCAGTTAATGGAAATGTAAAGATAACCATCGTCGTGCTAACTATATATCGTGATAGATATATAAGCTGATCCTGCAGGGGCTGCTATTAAGACACTCAATTCTAACATCGCTTTTCCTTTTTCAACTCCGCTGCGAGGATCTGACAGTCATTGACAACACAGGCAAACAGAGGCTTAAGGATGTCATCCAAAACCTGCTTCCCtccaggctcagctggtaaagaatccgcctgccatgcgggagacctgggttcgattcctgggttgggaagatccactgaagaagggaaaggctacccactccagtattctgccctagagaattccatggactatatagtccatggggtcgcgaaaagtccgacacgactgagtgactttcactttcacttttccctttccaaaACTTCACCTCACTATTGGACCAAAAGAAGATAAAAGGTCACTGCCAGGGCGAAGTCTCAAGGGATGAGGGAACTACATCTCAGGGTCCTGGTGCAGCATTCCTCTGGTGGGACTTGAAATTTAATCGGTTTTCCTGTTCAGGCTTTCCGCTTCTGAGGTCAACACGAGGAAAGCCAAACTCTTGACCCAGGAAGCCTAGTCCTAGAGCTGCATTGCTCCGCCCCCTTCAGGCCTATAAAAGTATTTGTCTACCTTGAACTACCCACCACAGCTACCCCTCTTGCGCAACACAGACGCCTCCATTTCTGTGGGCGGAGCCTAGGAAGGGGCAGGAATTAACGTGAGGCTGATTTCCGACTCAAGTTCCGCCGGCGTCACTCACGACATCCTTTGCCCACTCCTGTGCAAACCCGTCCGTGTGAGGTGCGGAAGGCTCAAACACGCAAGGCCAAATCCAGCAGTTTCCCTAGACGCCAGGACTGAGTGAGTCCCCAGAGGCAATCCGAGTTCCGAAGACTCGTTCCTCATCCCACGGTCCTGCGCCCCACCGCCCCGCGTCGGCCTCGCCTGCCAAGCGGACTGTCATTACCTGTAGGACAGAACCCTTCCTCTCCCTAGGCCCGCGGCGACCCTGAAATGATGGGCAGCCGGCCCCACAGCCCCAGCGCTTCCTCTGCAGACCAGTGGGAACAGCAGGCCGAAGGACCCGGCCCTGCCAAGCGCCGTCGAATGGAGGAGCCCACGGACCACGAGTTCGAGGTAGCGCCCAGAGTGGACAACGTGATGGGGACCCCAGACATGGGAGCGCTCACCTCCCTGGTGATTCTGGCCGACGGCTTTGCCCTGCACCTGCCCCTGGACGAGGTCGACCTGGTGCTGGAGCCCGAGCCCACATCCGTGCTGCAAGTTTCTCTCGGGGATAACACCCTCATACTGATCCCTGGAGCCCTCCTCGAATTCCTAGAAGGGGAGAGCCACTCGGCCCTTGTTCTGGAACAGGGCTCTTTCCTGAACGCTCCTGGGGAATGCGTCGCCCTCGAGCAGGGATTCTATGGACCTGTCCCAGAGATCGCTGGCCAAGAAGAGGTCTATGAGGAGGACGCAGACACTGTGTTCCCGCAGGCTGGGATGAATGCAGCCGCCAGCTCAGTTGCTGGGCTCCTCCTTTCCCCTAGAAGGGCATCCGACCCAGACTTCTTGGGCCTAGCCCCAGAGCCCTGGCCTCAGGCGCCCAACCCTACTCCAGAGAGAGGCTCTCCTCACCACCAAGACAACCTGGACTTGCACGTTCCGGAGTTCTTCCCCGACTCACCACTCCAACCTCTACCTCCCTCTCCTTGCCCAGGTTCTCACGAGCGCCCCCAACACCCTCCTGTTCCTGCTCGAAAGGCCCAGAGACGCCTGTTTCAAGAATGAACTTCCTCCCACAATTCTTAGCCACCGTCTGGGACCAGGATGGACTGTTCTGGTGACTGCTGTGTGTATGTTGCCCACCCAGCCAGAATCACAAGGCCGTGATGGGTTTTGGATGCACGCTGTCTTGCAGAATTTTGCAGCAGTTGCAAAATTTACATCTAGCTGGCTAGATCCCTGGGAAGGAAGCTCACCTGGGCAAAGAAAAGCCTCTTGAAACACAGCGTGTTTTAAGACAGCTACTTAGGTTTTTCTCTAGGGAGGTCACCCCTAAGCAGCTCTAAGctccccccaacccacccccccTTTCTCTTCCAAGTCAAGTGCCagcacttttctttaaaatgccaTCCTTTCCCAGGCACCCTACGACTGCCCCTCCCCCTTGTTTTCCCCCCAATAGAGTAATTACTAGATGTGTTTTGTTCAATGTAGTTTTTGGCCCTAGTGTCCCAACTTTTCTAGATGGTGGCTCTAGCCCGTTTGGGGGATCTAGCCAATTGTTGTATGTGCACAAATGTTTGTTGGATACAAAACAGGGAATGGGGAACAATGATTATGGCCCTTCTTTTTGAATGACTAGCTTGGCAAGTGGTTTACTTCTGTTGCTAGCTTTGTAAGGGTAGTTTCCAAAAAGAAccaactgtttttcatttttcttacataCTTTTAATACAATTCTGTTGTCATGGAAAAGTTTCTAATTCTAAAGATTCTGTGTTTTTGTACTTGTAAGATCCTAAAAATGTTTGTACATTGCTACTGGCATATAGAAAAAATTTGCTCTTATGTTGGTCTGGTAtccagaaaaattatttaatttctgcAATCACGTATCTGTAAATTCTTATGCTTGACTGATAAAGATAATATCTTTATCAgataataataaagatatatctatctttatagatattttttgtgctaagttgcttccgtcgtgtccaattctttgcaaccccatggactgtagcctggcaggctcctctgtccatggaattttccaggcaagaatactggagtgggttgccatgccctcctccaggggatctcccaaacccagggatcaaacctgggtttcctgcattgtaggcagattctttactgtctgagccaccagagggcTTATCTTTAcagatatatctatatctatcataTATATGTAGACATATCTCTATATCTATCTTTATGGATAATAGTAtctccaaataatgatagtactgtgtctttttttattttttgacaaggTTCTTAcatcttatttttccttaattttttttttattggctatTACTTCAAATACTAATTGAATGGCATGGTTAATGTGAtttgcttggtggctcagaggttaaagcatctgcctccaatgcaggagacccgggttcaatccctgggtcaggaagatcccctggagaattgtTTTTaggaagtatacttgatttacaatattagtttcatatatacaacaaaataattcagtatttttatggattatattTCATGTGAAGTTCTTACAAAATAATGACCATATATCCttgtgctttggccacctcatgcgaagagttgactcattggaaaagactctgatgctgggagggattaggggcaggagaaggggacgacagaggatgagatggctggatggcatcactgactcaatggacgtgtgtctgagtggactccgggagttggtgatggacagggaggcctggcgtgctgcgattcatggggtcgcaaagagtcggacacgactgagcgactgaactgaactgaactgacccttgTGCTGTATAATATGTCCtagttgcttatctattttatacacagtagtttgcttctctctttctctctccctctttggctgcattGGTCttgttgctgtgagcaggcttttctctagttgtgatgcatgggcttcttattgtaatggcttctcttgttgcaaagaatgggctctaggcacatgggcttcagtagttgtggtgcgtgagCTTGGTTGTTCcccagtatgtgggatcttccctgaccagggattgaaccagtgtctcctgcattgcaaggtagattcttaaccactggaccatcagggaagccccaatttgtTTCTCTTAATCTCATACCCTGTCTTTACCCTCTCCCCACTGTtaaaccactggtttgttctttatatctgtgagtctgtttctgttttattatatatatttagtggttttatatttttagattccacatataagtggtaacagagtatatgtctttctctatctgacttattttctTACCATAatgctctctaggtccatccacattgttgcaaatggcagaacttCCTTCTCTTTGTGGCTGAGTGACATTCTCACATCACCTTTATTAATTCATCTAAAATGGAGAGATGACAGAATGATTGAGCCCTGAAACATTAGATGGAGACAACTAAGTAGTTATATATTAATAACTTGAATCCCCAGATCTCTTTTAATCTTTAGCCTACAGAAGTGGCCCACCACTCTATGAAAACTTGCACATCTACCTTGCTCTAAGATGATGCAGAAGCCTCTGCCTGGCAAGACAACATGCACCAACCTCATTTACCCCCATCCCCTCTCTTTGCCACCAGATGGTAACTAAAGTTAAGCATAATACGATACAATAGAAAATCAGAAGGTTCAAAGCAATGGGTATGGTACACTGATATAATACCTAAAGTAGAATAATATATCAGCTAGTGCGGGTGTGGAAGGGCCTACAGGGACACTGTATAACTAACCAAAAGTAATGTGCTGGGGAGATACCAGCATCATGAGTTCAGTGGGCCAGGTTGGCCAGTGGTGGCAGGAGATGCCATTAAGAAGCTAGACTCCTTGGTAGCCTTAGATCTGAGTGACTGAATGTACAAACTAACAGTGGCCAGATCACTAATGATAACAAAATTCTGACCCACAAACTTTGTAGCAAGCAGCCCAGA belongs to Bubalus bubalis isolate 160015118507 breed Murrah chromosome 1, NDDB_SH_1, whole genome shotgun sequence and includes:
- the LOC102407382 gene encoding proline-rich protein 23C; translation: MMGSRPHSPSASSADQWEQQAEGPGPAKRRRMEEPTDHEFEVAPRVDNVMGTPDMGALTSLVILADGFALHLPLDEVDLVLEPEPTSVLQVSLGDNTLILIPGALLEFLEGESHSALVLEQGSFLNAPGECVALEQGFYGPVPEIAGQEEVYEEDADTVFPQAGMNAAASSVAGLLLSPRRASDPDFLGLAPEPWPQAPNPTPERGSPHHQDNLDLHVPEFFPDSPLQPLPPSPCPGSHERPQHPPVPARKAQRRLFQE